The genomic region CGATTCGCGAGCGGCTCGTTCGGCAGCTGCGCGGGCGTCGGCGCCCACTGTGAGGATCACGCCGCCGGCGATCGCGATGTCGGCCGGCTCCTCACCGTAGGGAGCGGCCCCGGTGATCAACAGGGGTGGTGCAGGGTAGGGGTGGCTCACGCGGTGCCTTCCATTTCTCCGGACAGAAGCAGGTACAACACGGCCATCCGGACGGTGACGCCGTTGCCGACCTGCTCGACGATGAGCGACCCGGCGCCGTCGGCGACGTCCGGGGTGATCTCCATGCCGCGGTTCATCGGGCCCGGGTGCAGTACGACTCCGTGCGGAGCCAGCAGGCTGCGGCGGCGGCCGTCGAGGCCGAAGGAGCGGGAGTACTCGCGGGCCGTCGGGAAGAACGATCCGCTCATCCGCTCCCGCTGCACCCGCAGCATCATCACCGCGTCCGCACCGCGCAGGGATGCGTCCAGGTCGTAGGAGACCGTTGCGGGCCAGGCGGACACGCCGACCGGCAGCAGGGTGGGCGGCGCCACCAGTTCGACCTGGGCGCCCAGCGTGGACAGCAGCAGCACATTGGACCGCGCGACCCGCGAGTGCAGGACGTCGCCGACCACGACGATCTTCCGGCCTTCCAACTCGCCGAGGTGGCGCCGGAGGGTGTAGGCGTCCAACAGCGCCTGGGTGGGGTGCTCGTGGGTGCCGTCACCCGCGTTCACCACGCTGCCCTCGACCCACTGGCACAGGCGTTGCGGGGCGCCGGAGGCGAAATGTCGGCACACCACGGCATCCGCCCCCATCGCCTGGAGGGTGAGCGCGGTGTCCTTGAGCGACTCGCCCTTCGAGACGCTGGAGCCCTTGGCGGAGAAGTTGATGACGTCGGCGGACAACCGCTTGGCCGCCACCTCGAACGAGACCCGGGTACGGGTGGAGTCCTCGTAGAACAGGTTGACGACGGTGCGGCCGCGGAGCGTCGGCAGCTTGCGCACCTCGCGACCCGCCATGGCCTGTTCCAGTC from Nakamurella sp. A5-74 harbors:
- a CDS encoding aspartate carbamoyltransferase catalytic subunit, with translation MPRHLLSAGDLDRPTALHVLDTARRLEQAMAGREVRKLPTLRGRTVVNLFYEDSTRTRVSFEVAAKRLSADVINFSAKGSSVSKGESLKDTALTLQAMGADAVVCRHFASGAPQRLCQWVEGSVVNAGDGTHEHPTQALLDAYTLRRHLGELEGRKIVVVGDVLHSRVARSNVLLLSTLGAQVELVAPPTLLPVGVSAWPATVSYDLDASLRGADAVMMLRVQRERMSGSFFPTAREYSRSFGLDGRRRSLLAPHGVVLHPGPMNRGMEITPDVADGAGSLIVEQVGNGVTVRMAVLYLLLSGEMEGTA